In Methylacidiphilum infernorum V4, a single window of DNA contains:
- the ruvC gene encoding crossover junction endodeoxyribonuclease RuvC, with the protein MNKPLRILGIDPALRKTGYGIIESNGTSTRLIDFGVIVTEHADQARKLRSIYERLLSIIQEYSPEHVAMESIIFVQNRKTAIDMGAARGVALLLFSLKELPVFEYSPRKIKMAATGKGSARKEQVSFMIRALLAMDSLPPLDAADALAVALTHVHHFWQLPKVYDFLP; encoded by the coding sequence ATGAACAAGCCGCTCAGAATCCTTGGGATCGATCCTGCCCTTCGGAAAACGGGCTATGGAATCATCGAGTCCAATGGGACGTCTACCCGCTTAATCGATTTTGGAGTCATTGTGACTGAACATGCCGATCAAGCTAGGAAACTAAGGTCTATTTATGAGAGGCTGCTTTCTATAATCCAGGAGTATTCCCCGGAGCACGTGGCTATGGAATCGATAATTTTCGTCCAAAACAGGAAAACGGCTATCGACATGGGGGCAGCGCGTGGAGTAGCCCTTTTGTTGTTCTCATTAAAAGAGCTCCCTGTTTTTGAATATAGTCCGAGGAAAATTAAAATGGCGGCTACCGGTAAAGGCTCTGCACGTAAAGAACAGGTTTCCTTTATGATCAGGGCACTATTGGCTATGGATAGTTTACCTCCCCTGGATGCGGCTGACGCCCTTGCGGTGGCTTTAACCCATGTTCATCATTTTTGGCAGTTGCCTAAAGTTTATGATTTCTTACCTTAA
- a CDS encoding secondary thiamine-phosphate synthase enzyme YjbQ, whose product MKSFREEIWFNIPSRRAFVLLTPKLEECVKKSGIKEGLLLCNAMHITASVFINDNEPGLHEDFERWLEKLAPEKPHSQYKHNVGEDNADAHLKRTIMGREVVVAITGGKLDLGPWEQIFYGEFDGMRRKRVLVKIIGE is encoded by the coding sequence ATGAAAAGCTTCAGGGAAGAAATCTGGTTCAATATTCCTTCTCGTCGAGCCTTTGTTTTGCTGACTCCGAAACTGGAGGAGTGTGTTAAAAAAAGCGGAATTAAAGAGGGCCTTCTTCTCTGTAATGCCATGCACATTACGGCAAGTGTTTTTATTAATGATAATGAGCCGGGATTGCACGAGGATTTCGAAAGATGGTTAGAAAAGCTTGCTCCGGAAAAGCCTCATTCCCAATACAAGCATAATGTAGGCGAAGACAACGCGGATGCTCATTTAAAAAGAACGATCATGGGAAGAGAAGTAGTCGTAGCCATAACGGGAGGTAAACTGGACCTGGGTCCATGGGAGCAAATATTTTATGGTGAATTTGATGGAATGAGAAGGAAACGAGTTTTGGTCAAGATTATCGGTGAATGA
- the ruvA gene encoding Holliday junction branch migration protein RuvA, which translates to MISYLKGTLIYSLFPHIIVEVRGIGFEVFCSLSLFRNLPPLYSELTLYTHLEVSENRLELFGFKDLEEQLTFRLLVEKVHGVGPRTALSILNVLPPSELKAAVGRADFRLLSKIKGIGEKTAHRLVVELKDSWATAEASSSSGTAIVGDRVFEDALRALVALGYKEPEALKRLRRVREKHPQMDLEGIIKECLKLASGEG; encoded by the coding sequence ATGATTTCTTACCTTAAGGGAACATTAATTTATAGCTTATTCCCTCATATTATCGTGGAGGTGCGGGGTATCGGCTTTGAGGTGTTTTGCTCCCTCTCCCTTTTCCGCAACCTTCCCCCCCTTTATTCAGAGCTCACTCTTTACACCCACTTAGAGGTTTCAGAAAATCGCCTGGAGCTTTTTGGATTTAAGGATCTTGAAGAACAGCTTACTTTCCGGTTGCTCGTAGAAAAAGTGCACGGAGTGGGCCCTAGGACGGCTCTTTCCATTCTCAATGTGCTTCCTCCAAGCGAACTGAAAGCGGCCGTCGGCAGGGCTGATTTTCGGCTGCTTTCAAAGATAAAAGGAATAGGAGAAAAGACCGCTCATAGACTGGTTGTTGAATTAAAAGACAGTTGGGCTACCGCTGAAGCTTCATCTTCTTCCGGGACGGCGATTGTCGGAGATCGAGTTTTTGAAGATGCCTTGAGAGCTTTGGTTGCTTTAGGATATAAAGAACCCGAGGCATTGAAACGGCTGCGAAGGGTAAGGGAAAAACATCCCCAAATGGATCTTGAAGGGATTATAAAGGAATGCTTGAAGCTAGCCAGCGGAGAAGGTTGA
- a CDS encoding glycosyltransferase has product MRLEPSSYHYAVEKPDKGFLILNNSKLYVCGWFLDSQGRAGKLVKVESNQDEYICRPLNRIDIQQKYEERGISVDPMCGFYCHCELSRGVKHVRISVLLLSGKWVKLASYLVIVQKEKNEAQKEGLRLASTSKTVIPRPGLTLPNEQWLKVSLELFLANGAARLKFPFFPDPLVSIVMSTRNRAELLYQCLQSILAHVSIPYELIIADNCSTDATAQLLAKVEGIKTFKNEQDLEYLLSVNKAASMAKGKYLLLLNNDIILSPQSIDHLLRTIESYPGCGAVGCKLVRPDGSLQEAGSIIWADGSGLAYGRNDPKPMSPEYSFVREVDYCSAACLLVRRELWERLGGYDPRYVPAYYEDSDLCLGLWSLGYKVVYQPAALVFHYEFGSRPMDTIVEMMKKNKEKFFQKWEERLKTQHRPDFDVLKGRDRRNQSLSSDFKGRLLFIDDRIPHPRLGRGFGRSWSILRVLERSGYLLTFYPLVSQECPLTNGQSSLLEKIELMLQWGIEKLENFLEERQGYYDLVFVSRPHNFKAFSALIKRRPELVAHSRVIYDAEAIYVQREILKNSLYGIDQTEEEKTRLMQEEISLGRLAHRVVAVTSREARYFEGAGCQVFILGHALECHPTEREFKEREGFLFVGYMGEEGPNTDGLYWFAYQVLPILKKKIQDNFEVFAVGKASEDFVKKLDPLGIKFLGELEDLRPLYERSRVFIAPIRYAAGMPVKVHEAAAYGIPVVATSLVAEQLSWVAGEHLLVADDPEEVAECCLKLYKEESLWKKIRQKALDRVKEDCDPKKFEDNLLSILKFSERSEESKMNDCRP; this is encoded by the coding sequence ATGCGGCTTGAGCCTTCTTCCTATCATTATGCGGTGGAGAAACCCGATAAAGGCTTTCTTATTTTGAACAATTCCAAGCTTTATGTTTGTGGGTGGTTCTTGGATTCCCAGGGAAGGGCTGGAAAACTGGTTAAAGTAGAAAGCAACCAAGATGAATATATCTGTCGACCCCTAAATAGGATAGATATCCAGCAAAAATATGAGGAAAGGGGGATTTCGGTTGACCCGATGTGCGGTTTTTATTGCCACTGCGAGCTGAGCAGAGGAGTCAAGCATGTAAGGATATCGGTTCTTCTTCTTTCCGGGAAGTGGGTTAAACTGGCCAGCTACCTGGTTATTGTACAAAAGGAAAAGAATGAAGCTCAAAAGGAAGGGCTACGGCTTGCATCGACTTCGAAAACCGTTATTCCTCGTCCTGGTCTTACCCTTCCGAATGAGCAGTGGCTGAAGGTTTCCCTTGAGCTTTTTTTAGCTAACGGGGCTGCAAGGCTGAAATTTCCCTTTTTTCCTGATCCCCTTGTAAGCATTGTCATGTCGACAAGAAATAGGGCCGAGCTCCTTTACCAGTGCCTGCAATCCATTTTGGCTCATGTATCGATTCCTTATGAATTAATTATTGCCGACAACTGTTCGACGGATGCCACAGCCCAACTCTTAGCCAAGGTGGAGGGGATCAAGACCTTCAAAAACGAACAGGATCTTGAATATTTGTTGAGCGTCAACAAGGCGGCCTCAATGGCAAAAGGAAAATACCTGCTTCTTTTGAACAACGATATTATCCTAAGCCCTCAGAGTATAGACCATTTACTCCGGACGATCGAGTCTTACCCGGGATGCGGTGCCGTTGGATGCAAGCTAGTCAGGCCGGATGGATCTTTGCAAGAAGCAGGGTCCATTATCTGGGCCGATGGCAGCGGGCTGGCCTACGGCAGGAACGATCCTAAGCCGATGAGTCCTGAATATTCTTTTGTTAGGGAAGTGGATTACTGTTCGGCGGCTTGCTTGCTTGTGCGCAGGGAGTTGTGGGAAAGGCTTGGAGGATATGACCCGAGGTATGTCCCCGCCTATTACGAAGACAGCGATCTTTGCCTTGGCCTGTGGTCTTTAGGCTATAAGGTCGTTTATCAGCCCGCGGCCCTTGTTTTCCATTATGAATTCGGGAGCCGGCCAATGGATACGATCGTAGAGATGATGAAAAAAAACAAAGAAAAATTCTTCCAGAAGTGGGAGGAGAGGCTAAAAACTCAGCACCGGCCGGATTTTGACGTTTTAAAAGGAAGAGACAGGAGAAACCAGTCTTTATCGAGCGACTTTAAGGGCAGGCTTTTGTTTATCGACGATCGCATTCCCCATCCTCGGCTAGGCAGAGGCTTCGGCCGGTCCTGGTCTATTTTGCGGGTTCTCGAAAGATCAGGATACTTGCTCACCTTCTACCCGCTGGTTTCCCAAGAGTGTCCCTTGACGAACGGGCAGTCCTCTTTGCTTGAAAAAATCGAGCTTATGCTCCAATGGGGAATAGAAAAACTGGAAAATTTTTTAGAGGAAAGACAAGGTTATTATGATCTGGTGTTTGTCAGCCGACCTCATAATTTCAAAGCTTTTAGTGCGCTGATCAAAAGAAGGCCGGAGTTGGTCGCTCACAGCCGTGTAATTTATGATGCCGAAGCGATTTATGTCCAAAGGGAAATTTTAAAAAACAGCCTTTATGGGATCGACCAAACAGAGGAGGAAAAAACAAGGCTCATGCAAGAGGAAATTTCTTTAGGAAGGTTGGCTCACCGGGTAGTGGCTGTAACGAGCAGGGAAGCCCGTTATTTTGAAGGGGCCGGTTGCCAGGTTTTTATCCTTGGCCATGCCTTGGAGTGCCATCCTACGGAAAGGGAATTCAAAGAAAGGGAGGGATTTCTCTTCGTGGGTTACATGGGAGAGGAAGGCCCTAACACCGATGGGCTATATTGGTTTGCATACCAGGTGCTTCCGATATTAAAGAAGAAAATCCAAGACAATTTCGAGGTTTTTGCCGTGGGAAAAGCTTCAGAGGATTTTGTAAAGAAGCTTGATCCTTTGGGAATAAAATTCTTGGGAGAGTTAGAAGATCTTCGGCCTCTTTATGAACGCTCAAGGGTATTTATTGCGCCAATTCGATATGCCGCAGGGATGCCCGTGAAAGTCCATGAAGCCGCTGCCTATGGTATTCCCGTGGTAGCGACTTCGCTTGTTGCCGAACAGCTTTCGTGGGTAGCCGGGGAGCACCTCCTCGTTGCCGATGATCCTGAAGAAGTTGCCGAGTGTTGTCTTAAGCTTTACAAGGAGGAGAGCTTATGGAAAAAGATCAGGCAGAAGGCTCTTGATCGGGTAAAAGAGGATTGCGATCCCAAGAAGTTTGAAGACAATCTTCTTTCGATTTTGAAATTTAGCGAAAGAAGTGAAGAAAGCAAAATGAATGATTGCAGGCCCTGA
- a CDS encoding rhodanese-like domain-containing protein, whose product MSKRSCPFKRLLSVLLLGLLVFGCANSLPPELTWDKVLYAIREKFPDVASISTDKLERWIAVGEEYAPVLLDVRTVDEYEVSHLYHAWRVSPNDKVRLGYRGLKREQPIVVYDSVGFRAASFARRLQQAGYWQVCYLEGSIFKWANEGRALYKGEKKVSMVHPCDSYWGKLLNPEHRALSLVDLAEPVY is encoded by the coding sequence ATGAGCAAAAGGAGTTGCCCGTTCAAAAGGCTGCTATCCGTCCTCCTGCTGGGGCTATTGGTTTTTGGCTGTGCCAATTCTCTACCTCCAGAGTTGACATGGGATAAGGTTTTGTATGCTATTCGGGAAAAGTTTCCGGACGTGGCCTCTATTTCTACCGATAAGTTAGAAAGGTGGATTGCCGTGGGAGAAGAATATGCTCCCGTGCTGCTGGACGTCCGAACAGTCGATGAGTATGAAGTCAGCCATCTTTACCATGCTTGGAGAGTCTCTCCCAACGACAAGGTGCGATTGGGCTATAGGGGGTTGAAAAGGGAGCAACCCATCGTGGTTTATGACTCTGTAGGGTTCAGGGCGGCATCCTTTGCCCGACGACTCCAGCAAGCGGGATACTGGCAGGTGTGTTATCTTGAGGGTTCCATTTTCAAGTGGGCCAATGAGGGAAGGGCTTTGTATAAGGGAGAAAAAAAGGTGAGCATGGTTCATCCTTGTGATTCTTATTGGGGGAAGCTCCTTAACCCTGAACACAGGGCTCTTTCATTGGTAGATCTCGCCGAACCGGTATATTAA
- the rfbC gene encoding dTDP-4-dehydrorhamnose 3,5-epimerase: MKFTPLPLAGAFLIDLEKKEDPRGFFARVFCRREYEAHGLDPDIAQINTSLSLKKGTLRGLHYQVFPKAETKVIRCLRGALWDVIVDLRPESKTYLCHYGCELNEENRRMVYVPRGFAHGFLTLADNTEAYYLVGEFYSPEHERGIRYNDPALNITWPFEPLVISEKDRNYPDWNKEKAVE; the protein is encoded by the coding sequence ATGAAGTTTACACCGCTTCCCCTTGCGGGGGCTTTTTTAATTGACCTGGAAAAAAAAGAAGATCCCCGGGGTTTTTTTGCTCGAGTTTTTTGCAGAAGGGAATATGAAGCGCATGGGCTCGATCCGGATATTGCCCAGATTAACACCTCTTTAAGCCTGAAAAAGGGGACCTTGCGTGGGCTCCATTACCAAGTATTTCCCAAGGCCGAAACCAAGGTCATCCGTTGCCTGCGGGGAGCTCTTTGGGACGTGATCGTGGACTTGCGTCCCGAATCCAAAACCTATCTCTGCCATTACGGTTGTGAACTCAACGAGGAAAACCGGCGGATGGTTTACGTGCCCCGCGGATTCGCCCATGGTTTTTTGACTTTAGCCGACAATACCGAAGCCTATTACCTTGTAGGGGAATTCTATTCTCCCGAACATGAAAGAGGAATCCGCTATAATGATCCGGCTTTGAACATTACCTGGCCTTTTGAACCTCTTGTGATTTCCGAAAAGGATAGAAATTATCCCGATTGGAACAAAGAGAAAGCGGTGGAATGA
- a CDS encoding MFS transporter, whose product MGPEHSQKPFLSKIKASASYSASLQLVLLFGFVSLTADMTYEGARSILGPFLSTVGATGSAIGFIAGLGELTGYVVRIFAGSIGDKTKGHWAFVYLGYFINQIAVPLLALARSWPQVACLVVLERLGKGIRSPSRDALLSTATEGMGKGIGFGIHEALDQLGAMIGPLLVSLAMIYWKNYRTALGFLFIPAFFSLLFLFITHNRYKKAIHAITDSQEELEREDSPSTTKAGLGKEFWIYITALGFIAMGYVDFPLIAYHLGKRGLFNEYELPLLYTLAMGIDAVVALVAGKLFDKSGISSMIWPIIMGSLASPLIFVFPLQTLALVGMIFWGIGLGVQESVVRAALASLVPPPIRGRAFGIYYFVFGLFWFLGSFVLGFLYDHSTLYVAVCSFLLQIMAIPMLQSCQRKVSELKNNVQN is encoded by the coding sequence TTGGGTCCTGAACATTCTCAAAAGCCTTTTTTGTCAAAGATTAAAGCTTCAGCTTCTTATTCTGCTTCATTGCAACTGGTCCTGCTCTTTGGCTTTGTCAGCCTTACAGCGGACATGACCTATGAGGGAGCCCGCTCCATTTTAGGTCCCTTTCTCAGCACGGTTGGGGCCACGGGCAGCGCCATCGGATTTATTGCCGGCCTGGGAGAATTGACCGGATATGTCGTCCGCATCTTTGCAGGGAGCATAGGGGATAAAACAAAAGGCCACTGGGCTTTTGTTTATCTCGGCTATTTTATAAATCAAATTGCCGTGCCCCTCCTCGCTCTTGCCCGAAGTTGGCCACAGGTTGCTTGCCTGGTTGTTTTAGAAAGGCTGGGCAAGGGGATCCGTTCCCCCTCCCGTGATGCCCTGCTTTCCACGGCTACGGAAGGGATGGGTAAGGGAATCGGTTTTGGTATCCATGAAGCGCTCGACCAACTTGGGGCGATGATCGGTCCTTTGCTCGTTTCCTTGGCGATGATTTATTGGAAAAATTACCGGACGGCCCTTGGTTTTTTGTTTATTCCCGCTTTTTTTTCCTTGTTGTTTCTTTTCATTACCCACAATAGGTACAAAAAAGCGATACATGCCATAACCGACTCTCAAGAAGAGCTCGAGCGGGAAGATAGCCCCTCGACAACAAAGGCAGGATTGGGTAAAGAGTTCTGGATCTACATAACCGCTCTAGGTTTTATAGCGATGGGCTACGTTGATTTCCCTCTTATTGCTTACCATTTGGGCAAACGGGGTCTTTTTAACGAATATGAGCTTCCCCTGCTTTACACGCTGGCCATGGGCATCGATGCCGTAGTGGCATTGGTAGCGGGCAAGCTGTTTGACAAAAGCGGGATCAGTTCGATGATCTGGCCCATCATTATGGGCTCTTTGGCTTCACCCTTGATATTTGTATTTCCCCTGCAAACCCTAGCCCTTGTTGGAATGATTTTTTGGGGTATAGGCCTGGGTGTACAGGAATCCGTGGTCAGGGCGGCTCTTGCGAGCCTTGTTCCCCCGCCGATTCGAGGTAGAGCTTTCGGTATCTATTACTTTGTCTTTGGTCTCTTTTGGTTTTTGGGAAGCTTTGTTCTTGGTTTCCTTTATGATCACTCCACCCTCTACGTCGCCGTTTGCTCCTTTTTGCTCCAGATTATGGCCATTCCCATGCTTCAAAGCTGCCAAAGAAAAGTTTCTGAACTAAAAAACAATGTTCAAAATTAA
- a CDS encoding class I SAM-dependent methyltransferase, producing the protein MNTLNSSDSESHLDFVSFSKAVKSQFETCPFPFEDEKVLSDQSWKIVPPHWFNAVGRPGKPFYDRGRFLVAGCGTGNEAFNIARAFPNLEVVAFDASSRAIDIALKWQKASGINNVHFLQEDLLNPNLAQSLGYNFDWISCHEVLAYVYDPQAALAHLAGCLSPEGCLYIGVKGTFHPTVRLAPAISLFSLSMDSPEQVKRTREVLCVCDNLMGIPIDKGIGAQPESYLKNHVFGVHHDSFPLHTWIEIIHNAGLQYINSLYTSMSFLQLQDNRFFDLLTELDLPTLHSLIDHCNPSFFHMIVASKPRMVPPFAPADKKEFLRWRPLVDLWDRTKIPAVQPPYNQVLDVSFDIPGLYRQLPLKLSSYLIEFLRRSDGSRSVSQLVAEIGVDIKAEELFTALARFYFTSLLNFLPPL; encoded by the coding sequence ATGAACACTCTAAATAGCTCCGATTCAGAAAGTCATCTAGATTTTGTTTCCTTTTCTAAAGCGGTCAAGAGCCAGTTTGAAACTTGCCCATTCCCTTTTGAAGATGAAAAAGTGCTTTCCGACCAATCTTGGAAAATCGTTCCTCCTCATTGGTTTAACGCGGTGGGAAGGCCGGGAAAACCTTTTTATGATCGCGGGAGATTTTTGGTTGCCGGCTGTGGGACCGGCAACGAGGCTTTTAACATAGCTAGAGCCTTTCCCAATCTGGAGGTCGTAGCCTTCGACGCAAGTTCAAGGGCCATTGATATAGCCCTTAAGTGGCAGAAAGCTTCAGGGATAAACAACGTTCATTTCTTGCAAGAAGACCTGTTAAATCCGAACTTGGCTCAAAGCTTGGGGTATAACTTTGATTGGATAAGTTGTCATGAAGTTCTTGCTTACGTTTATGATCCTCAAGCCGCCCTCGCCCATTTGGCTGGCTGCCTTTCCCCGGAGGGCTGCTTATACATTGGAGTTAAAGGGACCTTCCATCCGACGGTTAGGTTGGCCCCGGCCATATCCCTATTTTCTTTGAGCATGGACAGTCCCGAGCAGGTAAAGAGAACTCGAGAGGTCCTTTGCGTCTGTGATAACCTGATGGGAATCCCCATTGACAAGGGAATTGGGGCTCAGCCTGAAAGCTATTTAAAGAATCATGTTTTTGGGGTGCATCATGATTCGTTCCCCTTGCATACCTGGATTGAAATTATTCATAATGCCGGTCTCCAATATATCAATTCTTTGTACACTTCAATGAGCTTTCTTCAGCTTCAGGATAACCGGTTTTTCGATCTGCTGACCGAACTCGACCTGCCCACTCTCCATTCGTTAATCGATCATTGCAATCCTTCGTTTTTCCACATGATCGTTGCCTCGAAACCGAGGATGGTTCCCCCTTTTGCCCCTGCAGATAAAAAAGAATTTTTGCGCTGGCGTCCCTTGGTCGACTTGTGGGACAGGACGAAAATTCCTGCCGTGCAACCTCCTTATAACCAGGTTTTGGATGTCAGCTTCGATATTCCCGGTCTTTATAGGCAACTGCCTTTGAAGCTTTCTTCTTATTTAATCGAGTTTTTAAGAAGATCGGATGGAAGCCGGTCTGTTTCTCAACTGGTTGCGGAGATTGGCGTTGACATCAAAGCTGAAGAGCTGTTTACGGCTCTAGCCCGGTTTTATTTTACCTCCCTGCTCAATTTTCTGCCTCCGCTTTGA
- a CDS encoding NAD-dependent epimerase/dehydratase family protein, translating into MKKILVTGSQGYIGVHLVALCKAYGMHVTGCDIGYFEGCEWDSFPPSDVEWKKDFLSIKENELEGFDAICHLAAISNDPMGELDENLTYRVNRDGAISLAQKAKKAGVPLFLFAGSCSVYGKAGSLDLDENAPFNPVSAYARSKVEAEREISKLSSSSFSPVFLRNATAFGYSPMLRIDLVANNLLSCALATREIRVMSDGTPWRPLVHCKDIARAFIALIQAPRQLVHNQSINIGGNKENYQVKQIVEKVKSLVPDAKVVYTGEVGADPRNYRVSFDKLSKLLPDFKLQYSLDSGLEELYKFMTEKKFSREDFLSDKFVRLRRLKQKLQK; encoded by the coding sequence ATGAAAAAAATTTTAGTGACGGGTAGCCAGGGCTACATTGGAGTGCACCTGGTTGCACTATGTAAAGCTTACGGAATGCACGTTACGGGATGTGATATCGGCTATTTTGAAGGCTGTGAATGGGATTCCTTCCCTCCCAGCGATGTGGAGTGGAAAAAAGATTTTTTATCGATCAAGGAAAATGAGCTCGAAGGTTTTGATGCGATTTGCCACCTTGCGGCTATCTCCAACGATCCCATGGGGGAATTGGATGAGAACCTGACCTACCGGGTAAACAGGGATGGAGCGATAAGCCTTGCCCAAAAAGCTAAAAAAGCTGGAGTGCCTCTTTTTCTCTTCGCCGGGAGCTGTTCAGTTTACGGAAAGGCCGGTTCCCTGGACCTGGATGAAAATGCCCCGTTTAATCCCGTCTCGGCTTATGCCCGTTCCAAGGTAGAGGCTGAAAGAGAAATCTCCAAGCTCTCCAGTTCTTCCTTTTCCCCCGTTTTTTTAAGAAATGCAACGGCCTTTGGTTATTCTCCCATGCTGAGAATAGATCTAGTTGCCAACAACCTGCTTTCCTGTGCCCTCGCCACCAGAGAGATTAGGGTGATGAGCGACGGAACCCCCTGGCGTCCCCTCGTCCATTGTAAAGATATAGCTAGGGCTTTTATTGCCTTGATCCAGGCTCCCCGGCAGCTTGTTCATAACCAATCGATCAATATCGGGGGGAATAAAGAGAATTACCAGGTAAAACAGATCGTCGAAAAGGTGAAGAGCTTGGTGCCGGATGCCAAGGTTGTTTATACAGGGGAAGTCGGAGCCGATCCTCGAAATTACCGGGTATCGTTCGATAAGCTTTCCAAGCTCCTTCCTGACTTTAAACTTCAATACTCCTTGGATAGCGGCCTGGAGGAGCTTTACAAGTTCATGACAGAAAAAAAATTCTCAAGGGAAGATTTCCTCTCCGACAAGTTTGTAAGGTTAAGAAGGTTAAAACAAAAGCTACAGAAATAG
- a CDS encoding sugar phosphate nucleotidyltransferase yields the protein MDLSRIPIFVLCGGMGTRLREETEFRPKPMVTIGKHPILWHILQSYSRFGFKKFVLCLGYKSEMIKSYFYNFFSLNSDCTINLMNNRTIIHESIDPIDWEITMAYTGEKSMTGSRIAQAAKKYMGESEHFGVTYGDGLTDVNLADEFHFHLGHRKIGTILGVNPPSRFGELEVEGNQVVSFREKPDFEDEWINGGYFFFRKEFLSYLSEEESCVLEKAPLFNLAKDGQLMVYKHKGFWACMDTQRDRDTLVKMIEEGNTPWLTKK from the coding sequence ATGGACTTAAGCAGGATCCCCATTTTCGTTTTGTGTGGAGGAATGGGCACAAGACTGAGAGAAGAAACGGAGTTTAGGCCCAAGCCGATGGTGACGATTGGCAAACATCCTATCCTCTGGCATATCTTGCAGAGTTACTCTCGATTCGGCTTTAAAAAATTTGTCCTATGCCTGGGCTACAAGTCCGAAATGATCAAGAGCTACTTTTACAATTTTTTCTCCTTGAACAGCGATTGCACGATCAACTTGATGAATAACAGGACGATAATCCATGAAAGCATAGATCCCATCGACTGGGAAATAACGATGGCTTACACCGGGGAAAAATCGATGACGGGCAGCCGTATTGCCCAAGCGGCAAAAAAGTACATGGGGGAGTCGGAACATTTTGGAGTGACTTATGGGGATGGTTTGACCGATGTCAACCTTGCCGATGAATTTCATTTCCACCTCGGACATCGTAAAATCGGCACTATTCTTGGGGTTAATCCACCCTCTCGGTTTGGTGAGCTTGAGGTGGAAGGAAACCAGGTCGTTTCTTTTAGAGAAAAACCCGATTTTGAAGATGAATGGATCAATGGCGGGTATTTTTTCTTTAGAAAAGAATTTCTTTCTTATCTTTCTGAAGAAGAAAGCTGCGTTCTCGAAAAAGCCCCGCTTTTTAATTTAGCGAAGGATGGTCAACTGATGGTTTACAAGCATAAAGGATTTTGGGCTTGCATGGATACGCAGAGAGATAGGGATACTCTTGTTAAAATGATCGAGGAAGGAAATACTCCTTGGCTGACTAAAAAGTAA
- the ruvB gene encoding Holliday junction branch migration DNA helicase RuvB gives MKSKIEALGADSADKFFEESLRPQKLDEFLGQEKIRERLYILVQAAKIKNEPLPHLLFSGPPGLGKTTLAHILSKEMNASLKITSGPALDKAANLAGILTSLESFDVLFIDEIHRLSRPVEEYLYPAMEDFRMDILIDQGPNARSIRLNLPKFTLVGATTRVGLLTEPLRSRFGLINRLEYYKVEDLVRIVQRSARILEIEVNEQAAKEVAKRCRGTPRTVNHLLRWIRDYAYAKGYQKVSLDVVNKALEMIEIDEDGLDEMDKKILETIIYKFEGGPVGLQSLAVAVGEDPGTLEEVHEPYLILEGYLKRTPQGRVVTARAYEKLKAVLPSAQEELF, from the coding sequence ATGAAATCCAAGATTGAAGCCCTCGGTGCGGATTCGGCCGATAAATTTTTTGAGGAAAGTTTAAGACCTCAAAAACTGGACGAGTTTTTAGGGCAGGAAAAAATTAGGGAACGGCTTTATATCCTGGTTCAAGCGGCAAAGATTAAAAATGAACCGCTTCCCCATCTTCTCTTCAGCGGTCCTCCAGGTCTTGGGAAGACGACCTTAGCCCATATCCTGTCCAAGGAAATGAACGCTTCTCTTAAGATTACTTCTGGTCCGGCTCTCGATAAAGCGGCCAACCTCGCCGGGATATTAACTTCTCTTGAGTCCTTTGATGTTCTTTTCATTGACGAGATCCACCGGTTGAGCAGACCCGTCGAAGAATATCTTTATCCGGCGATGGAGGACTTTCGGATGGATATTTTAATCGATCAAGGACCAAACGCTCGAAGCATTCGGCTCAATCTTCCCAAATTTACTCTTGTCGGGGCAACAACCAGGGTGGGACTGCTGACCGAACCCCTGAGGAGTCGCTTTGGGCTGATTAATCGGCTCGAGTATTACAAGGTAGAAGATCTGGTACGCATTGTTCAGCGCTCGGCCCGCATCTTGGAGATAGAAGTTAACGAGCAGGCGGCAAAAGAGGTGGCCAAGCGCTGCCGGGGAACACCTAGAACGGTCAACCATCTTTTGAGGTGGATAAGGGACTATGCTTATGCCAAGGGTTATCAAAAGGTATCCCTGGATGTGGTCAACAAGGCTTTGGAAATGATCGAGATTGACGAGGATGGATTGGATGAGATGGATAAAAAGATACTGGAAACGATCATCTACAAATTTGAAGGAGGACCTGTGGGACTCCAGTCTCTTGCGGTGGCGGTGGGTGAGGATCCGGGAACACTCGAAGAAGTTCACGAACCTTACCTCATTTTAGAAGGCTACTTGAAAAGAACTCCTCAAGGCAGGGTGGTTACGGCTCGAGCCTACGAAAAGTTAAAAGCCGTTTTGCCTTCTGCCCAAGAGGAGTTATTTTGA